The nucleotide window aattaaataattttttttctattttagtttttaaatattataagctataaaaaaatcttattagctataaatatttatttgtttaactaaaattattataaataattaaaaactataagcctaatctttaaaaaaaaattatattaactaggTAATTACTTTTAATAGAGTATAATAGCATGTATGTAAAggaattttttaagttatatttaagtatatgagtaattttCATACACATGCAtaaactatattgtaattgatgatcaatcttaTACATTACTACGTACGAATAATTAATGAGTTGATAaaccaatataatattattctatgAATTGTGTATatttatatacacacacacatacatacacacacagaGACACTTTACTGTAATactataacatatatataattgttatagtatatgttagtgtgtgtatatatataacacacacttcatgctactttaactacataaaTAGTATGTTATAGTATATGctattgtattcattatttgtattgtaacagagttaatgaattacattcattcatgactaggttataagtcgatgaatcaattataacatattaattgatataagtcgagatgttttatttttaatattcaacgatgcatctgagtaggttataagtcgatgaatcaatttacacacacacacacacacacacacacatatatatatatatataacacacttcgttgtactactttaactacatatatagcatgttagagtatattttagtgtattcatctcttgtattacaaaagtgttaacggattacatttatattatttagatagtaaatacaaaagtgatttttaattttgaccaatgttgacctaaaaagagatcaactttggtcgctaattatccagaaattaaaattagttaaatcagatttatttatattttatataatatttaaaataataacataattgttaaacgttagaactaggttccagattagcgaccaaagttggtctctatctgcttcccctttCGTATGCGACCAACTTTTGTCgctaattttgaattatatttatttatattttataatttttttaaataataatataattattaaaattttataactgggtcccagattagcgaccaaagttggtctctatctgcttcccctttcgtaagcgaccaactttggtcgctaattttaaattatatttatttatattttataatttttttaaataataatataattattaaaattttataactgggtcccactttagcaaccaaaattggtcgctaatttcagtatttctttgaccaagcaagtctgcccagtccggtcaatattttgaccACATTATAGACCAAAAAGTGACCAACCTTGGTCTCTAATGTAtttagaataattatttaattagtttttccaattttgcgaccaactttggtcgcttttcttgatagaccaattttggtcgtcaaattttggtcgctttttccggatttctagtagtgcctATTGTGTGGAGGGTTGTTGCATGTCTAAGGTATTTGGCTAATTTGGCTCAATTTCCTTTCACCTTTTTTCATTTGATCCACCTCTACTCCCCTAAGTTGTTCCGACATAGGATCTTTACTTTGGTGGCGAGGAGTAAGAGGGTTTTAGTCAGCCTTGAGGATGACAAGGACCGTGACTGGTACACTAGATTTGTCGCTGCTCGTACGGTAGGGTTAGTAGGTGAAGAAAATATACCATTCTCTgaaaagtggaattttgcacgtaagttttatttacaactttctttcttctcttttttccttttttagaaAGGGTTTGTTCTTGCCGTGACTgtttcacttttctttttttagcaaccatgggaaCTGTTGAAGAGATTCCCAAtttcgtggttgggtagagaAATTATTGACCATTGCTCCGATGGAGGTTAAATCTTGGAAATACCTTTCAAACAGGTTTGGTTGGAAGGTTAAGACTCATGGtaaaaactttattcttttctttctatttttgttcaTTCTTACTTTAGAATGTATTTGACCCTTATTTTTATCAGGGTTTCCTACTCGTGGTGTAAGTGCCGAGTCAATCACAGTTTCTAAACTTCCTTTGGAAAAAGCTCAGGAGATAACCTTGAgttcttcatcgaaaaggaaAGCTGACAAACTCCAGGACTCTGAGGAGGAAGAGGAACGGGATGGAAGTTCTTTGGTTAGAAGGCCGCCCGGCTAGAAGACACGTCATTTCGGATGACGAAGTTACTCCTCCTCGTTTTGAGCCTATGACCGAGCCTGTTGAAGCCACTTTAGTGAGTTCTGACGAAGAAACTCCCATGGCAGCTCGTGACTCTGATGAACAACTTTTTTCGCGTGGAGTTTGATAATGAAGGTTTTGACTTAGTATCTGAGGAAACACCTCTTGCCTCTTTGCCTGTATCTGTTCCAGTGGAGCGCCCTTTGCCTGTTCttactgctgctgtttctgcTCCGCCTCAAGCCATTATGACTTCCTCTACAGTCCCCACTACTACTATTTCTCGAACTGAAGTTGGTTCTTCAAGTGGAAGTAGTGTGATGAAGCAAATTACCATTGAAGTTCCTGCTGATGGTAATCTTCTGAAGAAGTCAGGCCAAACTGACGTATGGTTGAAACCTTTGATTGGTCCAGTTGAAAAGTCCAAGCTAGAAAGTCATAGTTCTTTGACTTAGATGAATGATATCGTGCCATCATCACTAAAGGTATTAATTTTTTTCATGCTCTATTCCATTTTCCTTTTGCTGAGATTCTTACCTTTTTTTATGTAGATCAATTTCATCAGTACagagatgatgaaaagggtttTCCATACAGAGCAATTGATACATGATTACCAAATTGAGGCTGACAATTGGAAAGAGCAGTATGAAAGTCTTCAGCTTGTGatggaagttttagaagaaaaCAAATGTACCTTAGAGCAGCTCTGAGAGTCATGGCATCGGAAGTAGCAGTTGAAAAAACTTCTTCCAACCAGACGGGCAAGGATAAAAGCCTCCTCGAGTCTTCTTTTGCTGAACAACTCTCCAAAGCTACTGAAGAGATCAGAGGCCTTAAGGCTTTCTAAATGAGAAAGAGGTTTATGCTGGTGAGCTTGTTCAAACACTCACGCAGACCCAAGAAGATCTTCGGGTGTCTTTTGACAAGGTCAAGTTTTTGGAGAGTTCACTTGCCCCTTTATAGTCTTCTTACGATACAGCTTTGGCTGAGAGGGAGGAGCTCAAGAGTGAAATTGACCATTGGGAAAGAGACTACGAGGCTCTTGAGGACAAGGCTGTTGTTGAAGTAAGTTGGACTATTTTGAACACGCGCCATGATACTCTTATGGAGGTAAGCCAGGAAGGTTTTAACTTGGATGCTAAGTTAGCCAAGATTAAGAAACAATAAAAAAACTCAACAAAACCAAAGCTTTTCTTCACCCATGGCTGATACCCCCGAAAATGTTGAAGTTGATCTTGGTGCGGTGGATGTCCCAGCTCCTTCAGACCAAATCGAGCCTTCTGTTGCTGATGATGCCATCTTGAACTCTTCTTCTGAACCTGCTCCACAGTGAAAGTTTATTTGTGAAGtttgactcttttttttcctttttggtaGAATGTGTGGTGGTATTACCCCTGGTCCCATTTTGGGGGTTATATTTTTGGTAACAACATGTCCCTAGGTCTTTTTGGGGCTTTTAAAATGACAATTAGTTTAAGACTAAGTTCTACTTAGTTTtaacttaatattataaagttTTCGTTATAACTTAATTCTTTCGAGTTTCTGTTATACTCTTTTAATAATTTGCCTTGCTTTTTATAAGCCCAAGGTCTTGCTTTTTAATACGTGAGTTTTTGTCTTACCCTTTTGACTTGTTGCATTTAGAAATGCTTAATTAACTTCATGGATTTTTGAATCAAACAcaaattataaaagagggcccttttatatacgacacttaatgaagaaaaTGTCTCAACTATTAGATCTGattttaatgatgcaaataaGATATCTGTGCAGGAAATCAAGGAGTTACTACAAGATTAAAGAAATCAATTAGGaagcttaaggaaagaaatcaatcagcaaAGATCACAAAGATCAATTAACAACTTCAATGGAAAGAATAAAGCAAGCCTAAACTTAAGGCATCAATCAAGTCCAGCTCATTAGCATCGAAGATCCTGAACTCTTGGATTGGCGAAATCATTGATAAAGGAACGTATGGATTGTGTTACGAGATTGACGGAATATATGCGCGACTAAAGGAAGACGAAAGCATAGAAGATACAGATGGAATCAATCATCAGCTTAACTCAAGGAATCAGATAAATCAAGATCCCAGTGCATATTCATCAAGTATCTAAATATAGAAGATCAAGATTCTGAGTTCAACAGAGCCGTTGAAGAACAACTTTATTCTTGGAAAGGatcaatctctttccaaggatcaaatctcatGGGTTGGTAAATCTCTTCAGAATTCAAGCCTTTCTCTCAAAGTATTTAAACATGTAATCACACCTAGCTAaacatactttgatcgaaccaaaaaccctctctttgttctactgcAAACAAACATTGTAGCTCTCTAAGACCTGCtgtgtaacaagttagagaagaaagagagaacaaTACTGGCGATGCATTGTATCAAAAGAGACGAGTGATATAGGAACTGAGCTACCACGTCATTTCTATTGTACTCGAAGAAAAGCATTCactaaagagaactcccttgcaacccaaggggactagaCTATGATTCatattgaatccgaaccagtataaaattccGGTGTCTTTAATTCTTGCATTTACTTTTAGCATCTTATATTCTGCTATTACAACTATTAGTTTATTACATCTAGTTGACTAATTGAAAAACCAGTCAACTAAAAGAgaataagtttaaaaatatacaattcaccccctcttgtactttcaattggtatcagagcaaggctcACAATTTTCTTTTGCTTAACAGCTTGTGAGAAAGATCATGGCAAATCAAGTTATCATAGGAGCTCTCTTTCAGGAAGAAACTTCACAAGTTAGACTACCATACTTCAATGGGCAACATATCTCTCATTGGAAAGTGCACATGGAGATCTATGCCAAGACATATGATGTTAAAGTTTGGAGAGTCATTAAAAAAGGGAACTATCCCCTGCCAGCTGCTACTCCACCACTTGCCGATCCTGAAGATATAGACTCATATACAAAAGAGCAAATGGAAGTGATACAAGTTAACAACATAGCAAGAAACCTGCTTTGTAATGCCATAAGTGGTGAAGAGTATGAGAAAATATCTAGCTGCGACACAACTAAAGAAATGTGGGACAAGCTTGAGGTTACATACGAAGGAACCAACAAAGTAAAGGAAACACATATCAACATGTTGGTCCATGATTACAAACTTTTTTCAATGAAAGAAGGAGAGTCTATTGAAGAGATGTTTGCCAGATTCAGCAAAATAATCAACGATCTAAAACCATTTGGCTAACCATATACGAGTGGTGATCAAGTCAGAAAAATTCTCAGAAGCTTACCAACTACTTGGCAGACCAAAGTAGTCACACTTGAATCTCAGGATCTAAATAACTTATCCTATGATGAACTACGAGGAGAATTCATAGCCTTTGAAAAGACAAATCTCGAAAAGACTAGttaagaagaaaaaaggaaaatagtcgCATTCAAGGCCTCAACTAAACTAGCTGAAAATAAAATTGATGATGATCCTGAAGATCTACAAGAAGAAATTGCTATGCTATCAAGAAACATGAATGGCTTAATGAGAAGAGTTAGAAATACGAAAAGAGGAAGAATTCCACCTAGGCGATCCAAGCAATACAACAAATAGGACAAGAATGATGGAAAATGCTATAAGTGTGGAAGATTTGGACACATTCAAGCTGAATGCCCAGATCTAAAATGAAAAATTTCCAGAGATTTTAACAAGAACAAATCCTTTGGAAGTTGGAGCGATGAAGATAGTTCAGAACACGAAGAGATATCAAATCTTTGCTTTATGATGATTCTGGAAAATGAGATGAACAAATCCTCAGGATGCTGGACGGATGAGGACACTTCAGATGATGAATACAAAGATGATAATGAGAACTGTTTCATGGCACGAGGTGAAACAAGTGAGGTAAGATCTTATAACTGTGAAAGATGCAatgaattgcaggatattcttgaTTTAACTTTGAAAGAGTATCAAAAGATGATGAATGAGCTTAAGAGACtcaataaagaaattaaagactGGAAACTCAAACATGAAGTATGTGAAATCGAAAAAGAAGTACTTCAAGAAGAGTTTGGGGAATTGCAAATGCAACTCAATGGCATGTGCAAATCCACCAGTCATAGTTCTGTCAAGTCGATCCAGgcgacttacaagtcaactggaGAAGGGGCCAGCCAGAACAGAGTCCACTAATACTAACACAAATGAAAGATCCTAATAGTGGGTCAGGAGTTACGTGTCACTACTGTAACAAAAGTGaacataaatatttattttttcactttCGTAAAGCAAATGTTTCAGGATGAGTTTGGAAACCAAAAAATAATTCTGAATCTAGTAATACTAACCCTCCAGGACCtaagcaagcttgggtacctaaaagaaagtAATCACTATATTTTGAAGGAATACCACAGAATAAGCCGCAAAGGAAAATGGTACTTAGACAATGCGTGTTCCAATCACATGATAGATGATAAAAACCTGTTAAAAGAAATTACAAAAATTGATGGAGGAAGTGTTATGTTTGGGGATGACTCAAAGGAAAAGATAATTGGCACCGGAACAATTCCCTTCAATAACAACTGTGACATCACTGAAGTTTATCTTGTCGATGGACTCAACTACAATCTCCTGAGCATAAGTCAACTATGCGACATAGgatatgaggtaaattttaagaaaataggCATTGCTATTGAAGACGAGACAGGTAAAACAGTCCTCTCAGGAAAAAGGTATGGACATGTTTATTTCCTTGATCATTTTGAAAAGATAGATGGTCATATTTGCTTAACATCTATGTCTGATGATCCATGGTTATGACATAAGAAACTTAGTCATGCAAGCATGCACTTGATAGAAAAATTGTCCAAACATGAGTCAGTTATTGGTCTACCCAAATTGAATTTCTCTAGAACTCATATATGTGATGCATGTCAAATAGGAAAGCAAAccagaaactctttcaaaaataaatatattgtgtCTACTTCCAAACCtttgcaattgcttcatatggacttatttggacctactagaactgctagtataggaggaaaaagatatgcttttattattattgatgattATTCACATTTTACTTGGGTAATTTTCTTATCTTATAAAGATGAAGCATTAAGAAATTTCGAGATTTTCTGCAAAAAAGGTTGAGAGAGAAAAGGGATATCTAATTTCAACAGTTCaaagtgatcatggaggagaatttgaaaatAAAGCATTTGAGCACTTCTGTAATGATCAGGGATACACTCATAATTTCTCTGCACTACAATCACtacagcaaaatggggttgctgaGAGGAAAAACAGAACACTTCAAGACATGACAAGAACCATATTACTAGATCATTCACTGCCAAATCACTTTTGGACAGAAGGTGTAAGTACAACATGTCACATTTTCAACCGATGTCTCATAAGGCCTATTTTGAAGAAGACTCcttatgaactatggaaaggtaAACGTCCTAATATCAGCTACTTTCATCCCTTCGAAAGTAAGTGTTTTATTCACAATAACGGTAAGGACAACCTTGGAAAATTCGATCCAAGaagtgatgaaggtatttttctaGGTTACTCATTAAATAGCAGATCCTTTAGAGTCTATAATAAACGCACAATATGTGTGGAAGAATCTGTACATTTTATATTCAATGAAAATAACCCCTTGGTCGAGAAAGGAATTACTGCAGGTGATGAAGATCAAGCTCAAGAAACTCAGGAGACAAGCAAATCGTAAGAGTCAACTGATAAAACTACTACGATAGAGTCACTAATGAAATCAATAACAATGTACT belongs to Nicotiana tabacum cultivar K326 chromosome 6, ASM71507v2, whole genome shotgun sequence and includes:
- the LOC142182014 gene encoding uncharacterized protein LOC142182014, whose translation is MADTPENVEVDLGAVDVPAPSDQIEPSVADDAILNSSSEPAPQMCGGITPGPILGVIFLLVRKIMANQVIIGALFQEETSQVRLPYFNGQHISHWKVHMEIYAKTYDVKVWRVIKKGNYPLPAATPPLADPEDIDSYTKEQMEVIQVNNIARNLLCNAISGEEYEKISSCDTTKEMWDKLEVTYEGTNKVKETHINMLVHDYKLFSMKEGESIEEIDFNKNKSFGSWSDEDSSEHEEISNLCFMMILENEMNKSSGCWTDEDTSDDEYKDDNENCFMARGETSEVRSYNCERCNELQDILDLTLKEYQKMMNELKRLNKEIKDWKLKHEVCEIEKEVLQEEFGELQMQLNGMCKSTSHSSVKSIQATYKSTGEGASQNRDEFGNQKIILNLVILTLQDLSKLGYLKESNHYILKEYHRISRKGKWYLDNACSNHMIDDKNLLKEITKIDGGSVMFGDDSKEKIIGTGTIPFNNNCDITEVYLVDGLNYNLLSISQLCDIGYEVNFKKIGIAIEDETGKTVLSGKRYGHVYFLDHFEKIDGHICLTSMSDDPWL